A genomic window from Parasteatoda tepidariorum isolate YZ-2023 chromosome 10, CAS_Ptep_4.0, whole genome shotgun sequence includes:
- the LOC107442563 gene encoding uncharacterized protein codes for MSSQFSDQMCDLVYKCSEKEKIVFLETNYAGINEKSEIFLSNSFEVMSFSDGAISCENYCYSECDENPVVTSQIIKEIQSTREKLTFDWVKTMSRDALKFESDSSFECSNNSSSDNLKTDSETDYSFEIDPNNSIETCPESRTDAEIIERLEDSKDSDLSELTFCFADAVTEENYDSGFSFSTKGSLANFTDDDFLEDDDGFELVFSNSPLSGVNLPGWTDIMSEASELSQSFDNEIFVDFFESPAKSKVKRVNERWEKDMCDVNDKPRDPVKVTFAPLPDLVTVHCFQKPLEENQPSYDTSALDRIRFQNRIEELSRLLTPILTLEHRTNIILRNSLFITHD; via the exons atgaGTAGCCAGTTTAGTGATCAGATGTGTGATCTTGTTTACAAGTGTtccgaaaaggaaaaaattgtatttcttgaGACAAATTATGCCGGTATCaatgaaaaatcagaaatttttttatccaattcaTTTGAAGTTATGAGTTTTAGCGATGGTGCCATTAGCTGCGAGAATTACTGTTACTCGGAATGTGATGAAAATCCAGTTGTAACCTCACAAATCATTAAAGAAATTCAATCTACGAGAGAAAAGTTAACTTTTGATTGGGTAAAGACAATGTCACgtgatgctttaaaatttgagtccGATTCAAGCTTTGAGTGCAGTAATAACAGTAGCAGCGATAATTTGAAAACAGATTCAGAAACAGActattcatttgaaattgatCCAAATAATTCTATTGAAACATGTCCTGAAAGCAGAACTGATGCTGAAATCATCGAAAGATTGGAAGATTCTAAAGATAGTGATTTATCAGAACTCACATTTTGCTTTGCGGATGCTGTTACAGAAGAAAATTATGATAGTGGTTTTTCCTTCTCAACCAAAGGTTCCCTTGCAAATTTTACTGATGATGATTTCTTAGAAGATGATGATGGTTTTGAACTTGTGTTTTCTAATTCTCCTTTATCTGGTGTCAATTTACCTGGTTGGACTGATATTATGAGTGAAGCATCTGAATTATCTCAAAGCTTtgacaatgaaatatttgttgatTTCTTTGAATCGCCTGCAAAGTCTAAAGTCAAAAGAGTTAATGAAAGATGGGAGAAAGACATGTGTGATGTTAATGACAAACCAAGAGATCCTGTCAAA gtCACTTTTGCACCTTTACCTGACCTAGTTACTGTTCACTGTTTCCAAAAACCCCTTGAAGAAAACCAGCCATCATATGATACCTCTGCCCTCGATCGGATACGTTTTCAAAATCGCATTGAAGAATTGAGTAGATTACTAACTCCGATTCTCACACTGGAACATCGAACAAATATTATCTTACggaattctctttttattactcatgattaa